The genomic DNA CTCAAAAACTAAAATTAGAATACGATCCAATGAAGCTCACTGGTAGAGTTCTAGATCTTTTCACACCTATTGGCAAGGGTCAGCGTGGACTCATCGTCGCCCCTCCAAGAACTGGTAAAACCGAGCTTATGAAAGAATTAGCTCACGGAATAGCCAAAAATCACCCAGAAGTAGAGCTTATGGTTTTGCTTATCGATGAGCGTCCTGAAGAGGTCACTGATATGCAAAGATCAGTCCATGGCGAGGTATTTAGCTCAACTTTTGATCTTCCAGCTATCAACCACGTTCGCGTCGCTGAGCTTGTCATCGAAAAAGCAAAAAGAACAGTCGAAATGGGCAAAGATGTAGTCATCTTGCTTGATAGTATCACCCGCTTGGCGCGCGCATACAATACAGTCACTCCAAGCAGCGGTAAAGTACTAAGTGGTGGCGTGGATGCAAACGCACTTCACAAGCCAAAACGCTTCTTTGGAGCCGCTAGAAACATCGAAAACGGCGGAAGTCTTACTATCGTGGCAACTGCTCTTATAGACACAGGCTCACGTATGGACGATGTGATTTTTGAAGAGTTTAAAGGCACAGGAAATAGCGAAATCGTGCTTGATAGAAATATCTCCGATAGAAGAATTTATCCAGCTATTAATATCCTCAAATCAGGAACTAGAAAAGATGAA from Campylobacter iguaniorum includes the following:
- the rho gene encoding transcription termination factor Rho, whose protein sequence is MENKDNVKEQNGHANASNGRKQHTRTHIPVDGYKIEELRQLDLDSLVFIADEVGVENPREFRRQELVFEILKAQTKQGGFILFTGILEIVPDGYGFLRATDANLSDSANDTYVSLSQIKKFALRVGDIITGQVREPREQEKYYALLKIEAINYKSIQEAKERPLFDNLTPIFPTQKLKLEYDPMKLTGRVLDLFTPIGKGQRGLIVAPPRTGKTELMKELAHGIAKNHPEVELMVLLIDERPEEVTDMQRSVHGEVFSSTFDLPAINHVRVAELVIEKAKRTVEMGKDVVILLDSITRLARAYNTVTPSSGKVLSGGVDANALHKPKRFFGAARNIENGGSLTIVATALIDTGSRMDDVIFEEFKGTGNSEIVLDRNISDRRIYPAINILKSGTRKDELLQGRDNLGKIWAIRNVIATMEDIEALKFLYSKMLKTKSNDELLNSMND